In Anaerolineales bacterium, a genomic segment contains:
- a CDS encoding twitching motility protein PilT — translation MKATFSFVGELNDFLPHYRKDISFTLEFAPHQSLKHMIESLGVPHTEIGQSQVNGQAVDINQRLHEGDQIKIYPPDSPLEGEARFLLDNHLGKLATYLRMLGFDSQYRNDYQDEELASMAMEEQRVLLTRDRRLLMRKVIRHGYCIHQTDPRRQAGEVLRHFRLVAQVKPFQRCLRCNSPLEVVSKADILERLEPLTKIYYNEFRICPSCNQIYWKGSHYEHMLEMITDLAKQAE, via the coding sequence ATGAAAGCCACGTTTTCCTTCGTTGGGGAGCTGAACGACTTCCTGCCCCACTACCGCAAGGATATTTCGTTCACCCTGGAGTTCGCACCTCACCAATCGCTCAAGCACATGATCGAATCGCTGGGCGTGCCGCACACAGAGATCGGGCAATCACAGGTCAACGGGCAAGCCGTGGATATCAACCAACGCCTGCACGAAGGTGACCAGATAAAAATATACCCCCCCGACTCGCCACTGGAAGGGGAGGCACGCTTCCTACTGGATAACCACCTGGGTAAACTAGCTACATATCTGCGCATGCTGGGCTTCGACAGCCAATACCGGAATGACTATCAGGATGAAGAGCTCGCCAGCATGGCAATGGAGGAGCAGCGCGTGCTTTTAACACGCGACCGGCGGCTGTTGATGCGCAAGGTAATCAGGCACGGATACTGCATCCATCAAACTGACCCACGCCGGCAGGCAGGTGAAGTGCTGAGGCATTTCAGATTGGTGGCGCAGGTGAAACCGTTTCAACGCTGCCTGAGATGCAACAGCCCACTCGAGGTGGTCAGCAAGGCCGACATCCTCGAGCGCCTGGAACCTCTGACCAAGATCTACTATAACGAGTTCCGCATCTGCCCATCCTGCAACCAGATTTACTGGAAAGGGTCACATTACGAACACATGCTGGAGATGATCACGGATCTGGCAAAACAGGCGGAATGA
- a CDS encoding YigZ family protein, producing the protein MPSYPVPLHEIRRELVIANSRFIACLAPVFSVDEAKGFIQRIKAEFPDATHHVPVYLVGHAASEIAHCSDAGEPSGTAGRPALAVLRGSGLGDVAVVVTRYFGGTKLGTGGLVRAYSEAVRMVVEAVPRAAKVLTHTVMLVFPYTYLERIRLLVSAHLGEVLDEDFTAEVTLTARLRVEELPAFQSALSDLTKGKVTAEIIETTEILMPLTFKP; encoded by the coding sequence ATGCCTTCCTATCCAGTTCCACTCCATGAGATTCGCCGCGAGCTCGTCATTGCTAATTCGCGTTTCATTGCCTGCCTGGCCCCGGTCTTTTCCGTTGATGAAGCCAAAGGATTTATACAACGCATCAAGGCTGAGTTTCCTGATGCCACCCATCATGTGCCGGTCTACCTTGTTGGCCATGCTGCTTCGGAGATTGCCCACTGCTCGGATGCGGGTGAGCCTTCGGGTACCGCCGGCCGGCCTGCCCTGGCGGTGCTACGTGGCAGCGGGTTGGGCGATGTCGCAGTGGTGGTCACGCGCTATTTCGGTGGGACAAAGCTGGGCACCGGCGGGCTGGTGCGGGCCTATTCTGAAGCAGTGCGCATGGTTGTGGAGGCAGTGCCGCGCGCCGCGAAGGTGCTCACCCACACGGTTATGCTGGTTTTCCCCTACACCTACCTGGAGCGTATACGCCTGCTGGTCTCTGCCCACCTCGGTGAGGTGCTGGATGAGGATTTCACCGCCGAAGTGACCTTGACTGCCCGGTTGAGGGTGGAGGAACTACCGGCTTTTCAGTCTGCCTTAAGTGATCTGACCAAGGGCAAGGTGACCGCAGAGATCATCGAGACCACTGAGATATTGATGCCGCTAACTTTTAAACCATGA
- a CDS encoding GxxExxY protein, producing the protein MKNPINPQYLHSDLTAKIIACAMEVHRVLGNGFQEVIYQRALEIEMHSQGLDFTREHEMKIYYKGVDIATRRVDFFVEEKVMVEIKAVIALEDVHLAQAINYLEAYGLEVGLLLNFGSRSLEYKRVMKLKKHEP; encoded by the coding sequence ATGAAGAATCCCATCAATCCCCAATATTTGCATTCCGACCTCACCGCAAAAATAATCGCTTGTGCTATGGAAGTTCATCGCGTGCTCGGTAATGGTTTTCAAGAAGTCATTTACCAGCGTGCTTTGGAAATTGAAATGCATTCCCAGGGATTAGATTTCACGCGTGAGCATGAGATGAAAATCTACTACAAAGGCGTTGATATTGCCACACGCCGGGTGGATTTCTTCGTTGAAGAAAAAGTCATGGTGGAGATTAAGGCTGTGATAGCTTTAGAGGATGTCCATCTTGCTCAGGCGATTAATTATCTTGAAGCTTATGGATTAGAAGTGGGATTGTTACTAAACTTTGGCTCGCGTAGCTTGGAATACAAGCGCGTGATGAAACTTAAAAAGCACGAACCATGA
- a CDS encoding DUF493 domain-containing protein codes for MNFPTRFPVKVMGANQDDFETLVVEIIRKHAELAEEDVVVSRLSRNGKFVSITVQVKAESQEQLDNLYRELSAHERVLMML; via the coding sequence ATGAATTTTCCAACCCGCTTTCCGGTCAAGGTCATGGGGGCCAACCAGGATGATTTTGAGACCCTGGTGGTGGAGATCATCCGCAAGCATGCCGAGCTAGCGGAGGAGGATGTTGTAGTGAGCCGGCTCTCACGGAACGGCAAATTCGTCTCGATCACGGTGCAGGTCAAGGCTGAGAGCCAGGAGCAGCTGGACAACCTGTACCGGGAGCTCTCCGCCCACGAACGGGTGCTGATGATGCTGTAG